One genomic window of Bartonella sp. HY038 includes the following:
- a CDS encoding heme lyase CcmF/NrfE family subunit has protein sequence MINEIGLFLTILAFCLSFFQTFIVPIAVYRNNVGLMLANRSISIIVFILIGFAFLSLTYSYVISDFSVLNVVQNSHSEKPLLYKITGVWGNHEGSMFLWVLILAFFSALVAIFGKNLPLNLSTLTLCCQSAIASAFLAFILFTSNPFARIDPPALQGNDLNPILQDIGLALHPPMLYLGYVGFSVCFSFAIAALITGRVDAAFGRWVRPWALISWVFLTGGITMGSYWAYYELGWGGYWFWDPVENASLMPWLAGTALLHSAIVLEKRAALKVWTILLAIIAFSLSLLGTFLVRSGILTSVHSFAVDPKRGIAILAILGFFIGVALLLFAIRAPNIKNSGLFQPISREGALVFNNVFLTTASATVLIGTLYPLIAEMLWDQKISVGAPFFNMTFGPLFIPLLVGVPFGTLLAWKRGDLMLAAGRLSMCFILALIAMIVSFYLSGYKEILSCVGIGLGVFVIFGSFAEVVLKSGKWGTSFKTRIARLKGLPRADWGAAFAHMGLGVTLFGIVAVATFGQERILTMKPGQSVEIAGKTIRFDGYQSLNGANYQENRMHFTMFNRDADKYIGEVTASKRTFPSQTMQTTEAGLLWRGLSQYYIAPGNYVEDNAMIVHIWSKPNVLLIWGGGFLMMLGGLLSLSDRRLRIGAPKGAKTRQKLSTALLLDKK, from the coding sequence ATGATAAATGAAATTGGTTTATTCCTTACAATTCTTGCCTTTTGTCTTAGCTTTTTTCAAACCTTCATTGTACCTATTGCGGTTTATCGCAATAATGTTGGACTTATGCTTGCCAACCGTTCGATTAGTATTATCGTATTCATTTTAATTGGCTTTGCTTTTTTATCACTAACTTATTCTTATGTAATTTCAGATTTTTCTGTTCTCAATGTTGTACAAAATTCTCATTCAGAAAAACCCTTATTATATAAAATTACCGGTGTTTGGGGAAATCATGAAGGATCAATGTTTCTTTGGGTGCTTATTCTTGCCTTTTTTAGTGCTTTGGTTGCAATTTTTGGCAAAAACTTACCGTTAAATCTTTCGACATTGACGTTATGCTGCCAAAGTGCAATTGCGAGTGCATTTTTAGCATTTATTCTGTTTACATCTAATCCATTCGCAAGAATTGATCCTCCTGCATTACAGGGTAATGACCTTAATCCTATTTTGCAGGATATTGGCTTGGCCTTGCATCCTCCAATGCTCTATCTTGGCTATGTTGGTTTTTCAGTCTGTTTTTCATTTGCGATTGCTGCACTTATAACCGGCCGAGTTGATGCGGCTTTTGGCCGGTGGGTGCGCCCTTGGGCACTTATTTCGTGGGTGTTTTTAACTGGTGGTATTACCATGGGGTCTTATTGGGCTTATTATGAGCTTGGTTGGGGCGGTTATTGGTTTTGGGATCCGGTGGAGAACGCATCTTTGATGCCATGGCTTGCGGGAACTGCCTTGCTACATTCGGCTATTGTGCTTGAAAAACGCGCAGCATTAAAAGTTTGGACTATTCTTCTGGCAATTATTGCATTTTCCTTATCTTTGCTTGGCACATTTTTAGTACGTTCAGGCATATTGACTTCTGTACATAGTTTTGCTGTCGATCCGAAACGCGGTATTGCTATTTTAGCCATTTTAGGTTTTTTCATTGGTGTTGCTTTATTATTATTTGCAATACGTGCACCAAATATCAAAAATAGTGGACTTTTTCAGCCAATATCCCGCGAAGGTGCTTTGGTTTTTAATAATGTTTTTTTAACCACTGCTAGCGCTACAGTTTTAATTGGCACACTTTATCCTTTAATCGCTGAAATGCTATGGGACCAAAAGATTTCAGTTGGCGCACCATTTTTCAATATGACCTTTGGGCCACTATTCATTCCCTTGTTGGTAGGTGTTCCATTTGGAACATTGCTTGCTTGGAAGCGTGGTGATCTTATGCTCGCAGCTGGCCGCCTTTCTATGTGTTTTATTTTGGCGCTTATTGCGATGATTGTTAGCTTTTACCTAAGTGGTTATAAAGAAATCTTATCATGTGTAGGGATAGGGCTTGGAGTTTTTGTCATCTTTGGTTCATTTGCTGAAGTTGTGCTGAAAAGTGGCAAATGGGGTACATCATTCAAAACGCGCATTGCGCGCCTTAAGGGCTTGCCTCGTGCGGATTGGGGGGCGGCATTCGCCCATATGGGATTAGGCGTAACGCTTTTCGGGATTGTTGCAGTTGCAACTTTTGGCCAAGAGCGTATCTTAACTATGAAGCCGGGTCAAAGTGTAGAAATTGCAGGGAAAACTATTCGTTTTGATGGATATCAGTCTTTAAATGGCGCGAATTATCAAGAAAATCGGATGCATTTTACCATGTTTAATCGCGATGCAGATAAATATATTGGTGAAGTAACCGCATCTAAAAGAACTTTTCCATCCCAAACCATGCAAACGACTGAAGCTGGCCTTTTATGGCGAGGATTATCACAATATTATATTGCACCAGGTAATTATGTCGAAGATAATGCCATGATTGTGCATATTTGGTCGAAGCCTAATGTGTTATTGATTTGGGGTGGTGGATTTTTAATGATGTTAGGGGGGCTTCTGTCTCTTTCAGATCGACGACTACGCATTGGTGCGCCTAAAGGGGCTAAAACTCGCCAAAAGCTTTCGACCGCTTTGCTTTTGGATAAAAAATAG
- the ccmE gene encoding cytochrome c maturation protein CcmE: MSMSAKSNSFQMHLKKARRKRYMLLFLALFVMAAAVGLVVFALGDTASYFRMPSEITEEDIASQRPLRLGGFVEKGSVVRGEGTEVSFNVTDFGKVEYVKFNGILPDLFREDQGVIVEGNFNGDKVFIASRVLAKHDEKYVPKDVADRLKAQGLWEEYQKHDK, from the coding sequence ATGTCAATGAGTGCAAAATCCAATAGTTTTCAAATGCATTTAAAAAAAGCGCGCCGAAAACGCTATATGTTATTGTTTTTAGCGCTTTTTGTCATGGCTGCAGCAGTTGGTCTTGTGGTTTTTGCTTTAGGGGATACGGCAAGTTATTTTCGTATGCCATCAGAGATCACTGAAGAGGATATAGCCTCGCAAAGGCCATTACGACTTGGCGGTTTTGTTGAGAAGGGTAGCGTTGTTCGCGGTGAAGGTACGGAGGTATCTTTTAATGTAACTGATTTTGGCAAAGTAGAATATGTTAAGTTCAATGGTATTTTGCCTGATCTTTTTAGGGAAGATCAAGGTGTTATCGTTGAAGGTAACTTTAATGGTGATAAGGTATTTATAGCTAGCCGTGTTTTAGCCAAGCATGACGAAAAATATGTTCCCAAAGATGTAGCTGATCGGTTGAAGGCCCAAGGCCTTTGGGAGGAATATCAAAAACATGATAAATGA
- the ccmI gene encoding c-type cytochrome biogenesis protein CcmI, protein MFFWFILILITIGVVFLLVYALGRDAILSKSKSEDNAQSDIAVYKSQLIEIDEEEADGQISHENAKEARLELARRILSSEKTPMKNGLNTTNGSKDHGMKIIVFIGILFIIAGSWGIYSLLGSPDMPQRPFEILMSKDDSTLDLSEKIVKSEALLARNPDQGDLLDKLGDLYLETGRFRDAANMFNRSLGVNGESSKRFLSYGIALMGLENGVVNKDAEIALQQAAKLNPENPQPQIFLARGLIQNGEQQQAIELLEKFVNDHGKGQAWVADMQLVIDQLKGIEPQAPTKLTKEQHDFIADNVGKLEDKLQESPQDLQGWLMLINAYFLLEQPEKVRSTYEKALRLLSPENREKLINTLQDKGFSPSHAKEAH, encoded by the coding sequence ATGTTCTTTTGGTTTATTCTAATTCTAATAACTATTGGTGTCGTTTTTTTGCTGGTGTATGCACTTGGCCGCGATGCTATTTTATCAAAAAGCAAATCTGAAGATAATGCTCAAAGCGATATAGCTGTTTATAAGAGTCAGCTCATAGAAATCGATGAAGAAGAAGCTGATGGGCAAATTTCTCATGAAAATGCTAAAGAGGCGCGGCTAGAGCTTGCAAGGCGTATTCTTTCTAGCGAAAAAACGCCGATGAAAAATGGGCTAAATACGACCAATGGTTCAAAAGATCATGGTATGAAAATAATAGTTTTTATTGGTATTTTGTTTATTATAGCCGGCAGTTGGGGGATTTATTCGCTTTTGGGAAGCCCCGATATGCCTCAGCGACCTTTTGAAATCTTGATGTCTAAGGATGATTCAACCCTTGATCTTTCTGAAAAAATTGTAAAGAGCGAAGCTCTGTTAGCTCGTAATCCAGATCAAGGTGACCTACTTGATAAACTTGGTGATCTTTATTTAGAGACAGGGCGTTTTCGCGATGCTGCGAATATGTTTAATCGATCTCTCGGCGTGAATGGCGAAAGCTCAAAAAGGTTTTTAAGTTATGGCATTGCTCTCATGGGATTGGAAAACGGTGTTGTCAATAAGGATGCAGAAATTGCTTTACAACAGGCCGCCAAATTAAATCCAGAAAATCCGCAGCCTCAAATTTTCCTAGCACGTGGTCTCATTCAAAATGGTGAACAGCAACAAGCTATTGAATTGTTAGAAAAATTTGTAAATGATCATGGTAAGGGGCAGGCTTGGGTGGCTGATATGCAGCTGGTTATCGATCAGCTAAAGGGAATAGAGCCACAAGCTCCTACTAAATTGACAAAAGAGCAGCATGATTTTATTGCCGATAATGTTGGCAAACTCGAAGATAAACTACAAGAAAGCCCGCAGGATTTACAAGGTTGGTTGATGTTGATCAATGCTTATTTTCTTTTGGAGCAACCTGAAAAAGTTCGTTCTACTTATGAAAAAGCTCTACGTCTCTTATCTCCTGAAAATAGAGAAAAATTGATTAATACTCTACAAGATAAAGGCTTTTCTCCCTCGCATGCAAAAGAGGCACACTGA